The following are encoded in a window of Sminthopsis crassicaudata isolate SCR6 chromosome 3, ASM4859323v1, whole genome shotgun sequence genomic DNA:
- the LOC141560019 gene encoding olfactory receptor 13H1-like: MGERNNTAVTYFILVGLSEHPRAQIIFFCLLLVAYLIILFGNSFILLLVQYDSRLHTPMYFFLSNLSFLDICFTSSSIPQTIINCLVSMPVISVGQCMAQMCTLLYLGVVECLLLAVMAYDRCIAISDPLRYAVRMDDRFCIQLAGLSWLLAFFFSVVPTLATPMEVCSHIINHFFCEVLAIIKLSCSDLRLNELLMMATSSLTLLAPFVFILASYGRIIGTVLKIRSTEGRKKAFSTCSSHLTVVVIFYGTAIAMYMMPQDKTSREQDKLASLLYGVVTPMLNPLIYSLRNKDVKEALRKLLGGKKVL; encoded by the coding sequence ATGGGGGAAAGAAATAACACAGCTGTGACATATTTCATTCTGGTTGGGCTTTCAGAACACCCTAGAGCCCAAATCATCTTCTTCTGTCTGCTCCTAGTAGCCTATCTTATAATATTGTTTGGGAACAGCTTCATTCTTCTCTTGGTTCAGTATGATAGCAGGCTCCACACCCCTATGTATTTCTTCCTTAGCAATCTGTCATTTCTGGACATCTGTTTCACCTCTTCCAGCATCCCTCAGACAATCATCAACTGTCTAGTCAGTATGCCCGTCATTTCAGTTGGCCAGTGCATGGCCCAGATGTGCACCCTTCTCTACTTGGGTGTTGTGGAGTGCCTCTTGCTGGCTGTCATGGCCTACGATCGTTGCATAGCAATTAGTGACCCCTTGCGCTATGCAGTAAGGATGGACGACCGGTTCTGTATCCAGCTGGCAGGATTATCCTGGCTTTTAGCCTTTTTCTTCTCAGTAGTACCAACGCTGGCCACACCAATGGAGGTATGTAGCCACATCATCAACCATTTCTTCTGTGAGGTCTTGGCCATCATTAAACTTTCTTGCAGCGACCTACGGTTGAATGAATTGCTGATGATGGCCACCAGCTCCCTGACTCTCCTGGCTCCCTTTGTCTTCATCCTTGCCTCCTATGGGCGCATAATCGGGACTGTGTTGAAGATTCGCTCAACCGAGGGCAGAAAGAAGGCTTTCTCCACCTGTAGCTCCCACCTCACGGTGGTGGTCATCTTCTATGGAACAGCCATTGCCATGTATATGATGCCTCAGGACAAGACCAGCAGAGAGCAGGATAAACTTGCCTCCCTTTTATATGGTGTTGTAACACCTATGCTCAATCCCCTCATCTACAGCCTTCGGAACAAAGATGTGAAAGAGGCCCTAAGAAAACTACTGGGAGGGAAGAAAGTCCTCTAA